Proteins found in one candidate division WOR-3 bacterium genomic segment:
- the pgsW gene encoding poly-gamma-glutamate system protein, whose protein sequence is MAIIALFFIYCVFHYQTKIYAPHYQEKIASARLTQTFFEQVKIQRLKLGILIDPVNDPNQTGLIGIEHSPITSEPGDLNAKLTTTNPNVAGALVELLKKCQLKEGDIIAVSFSGSFPALNLATLATIQTLNLQPLIITSVSSSMWGANIPEFTYLDMEKFLFQNGLLKFRSVAASLGGIDDIGRGLSPEGRKILETAIERNEIMELKSKDLEEAIEKRFRLYYEIAGEEKISCFINIGGGATALAGYELPTGILDPLKYSFHQGLAGRFLKNGVKVININNIGTLTRRYELPIAPIPLPEIGEGKLYYEKRYSVILSTIFFVILSLIIFVVLRIDIDYYIRRHKND, encoded by the coding sequence GTGGCGATTATCGCTTTGTTTTTTATTTATTGCGTTTTTCATTATCAAACAAAAATTTATGCCCCTCATTACCAAGAAAAAATTGCCAGTGCCCGATTGACCCAGACATTTTTTGAACAAGTAAAAATCCAAAGATTGAAATTGGGTATTTTAATCGATCCGGTGAATGACCCTAATCAAACGGGATTGATTGGGATTGAACATTCTCCCATCACAAGTGAACCGGGTGACCTTAATGCAAAATTGACTACTACCAATCCCAATGTCGCCGGAGCACTTGTAGAGTTATTAAAAAAATGTCAGCTCAAGGAGGGGGATATAATCGCCGTTTCCTTCAGTGGCTCATTTCCAGCTTTAAACCTGGCAACACTTGCGACTATCCAGACGCTCAACCTACAACCACTTATCATCACTTCTGTAAGTTCTTCAATGTGGGGTGCAAATATTCCTGAATTTACTTATCTTGATATGGAAAAATTTTTATTTCAGAATGGTCTTTTAAAATTTCGTTCGGTTGCTGCTTCCCTGGGAGGTATTGATGACATTGGTAGAGGATTGAGCCCAGAAGGTAGAAAAATCCTTGAAACAGCAATAGAAAGAAATGAAATTATGGAATTGAAATCAAAAGACCTTGAAGAGGCGATAGAAAAAAGATTCAGATTATATTACGAAATTGCTGGTGAAGAAAAAATTTCCTGTTTTATAAATATCGGGGGCGGTGCAACTGCACTCGCAGGATACGAATTACCTACAGGAATTTTAGACCCATTGAAATATTCTTTCCATCAAGGGCTTGCTGGCAGGTTTCTTAAAAACGGCGTAAAGGTGATAAATATCAACAACATTGGAACCTTGACGAGGCGTTATGAACTTCCCATTGCACCGATACCCCTCCCGGAAATTGGCGAAGGGAAATTATATTATGAAAAACGTTATTCGGTCATTCTCTCCACAATCTTTTTTGTCATCCTCAGTTTGATAATCTTTGTGGTCTTGAGAATTGATATTGATTATTACATCAGGAGGCATAAAAATGATTAA
- the pgsC gene encoding poly-gamma-glutamate biosynthesis protein PgsC encodes MIVIAVGLGMMFNLLLTETIGLAAGGVVVPGYIALNLHQPDMVISTIIVALVTYLLLRFLSRYILLYGRRLLIVAIIIGYLLGYLTHIYPSLTLETLKLDIVTIGFVVPGLIAYWMQRQGVIETLSTMLIAAVLVRLIIIILTGGAVFL; translated from the coding sequence ATGATTGTAATCGCCGTAGGATTGGGAATGATGTTTAATCTACTGCTCACCGAGACGATAGGACTTGCTGCTGGTGGGGTCGTGGTTCCTGGCTATATCGCCCTCAACCTACATCAACCCGACATGGTAATTAGCACCATTATCGTAGCACTGGTAACCTATCTCCTGCTCCGTTTTCTTTCCCGCTACATCCTGCTCTATGGCCGAAGACTTTTAATCGTCGCGATTATCATCGGATATCTCCTTGGTTATCTTACGCACATTTATCCCTCACTAACCCTGGAGACCTTAAAGCTTGATATCGTCACCATCGGTTTTGTTGTTCCTGGACTTATTGCCTACTGGATGCAACGCCAAGGAGTTATAGAAACACTGAGTACCATGCTTATTGCCGCGGTGCTGGTGAGATTGATTATAATAATCCTGACTGGAGGTGCGGTATTTCTTTAA
- the pgsB gene encoding poly-gamma-glutamate synthase PgsB encodes MHLDYGILLLFSLLILFIIVGRLEWINHERNIRAIPLRIVVNGTRGKSTVTRLLGAALKAGGYKTLTKTTGTKPRMVIDNQFEEPVIRPGRANIREQLAITRRAARENVTALVLENMSLRPDLQWIEESKIIAPQIVVITNVRADHLDVMGPTLTDIAKNFINAVPSHAKIFTAEKNLYPLLEKLAKKRGLEIFLSQEDEVSLEELKNFPYVEHRENVALVLTICRHLGIPRDKALKEMYRYIPDYGVLKKYHLQLGTKKVTLYNALAANDPDSSFLIYERIGKPEENLYLLINCRADRIDRSVQLAELIGTKINANAYFVTGGETHVFCRYARKNGIDKNKIFDLGNRSFEYIYQVLAKEIKDDSVLLALGNIVGYGEKLIEYLVQHGSLSTPQSRI; translated from the coding sequence GTGCATCTTGACTACGGCATCTTATTGCTCTTTTCTCTCCTCATTCTTTTTATCATCGTGGGCCGTCTGGAATGGATAAATCACGAACGGAATATCCGCGCCATACCATTGCGCATCGTGGTTAATGGCACACGGGGTAAATCAACCGTAACCAGATTACTGGGTGCTGCACTTAAAGCTGGCGGATATAAAACCCTAACCAAGACCACCGGGACAAAACCAAGGATGGTTATTGATAACCAATTTGAGGAGCCCGTAATTCGACCCGGCCGGGCAAATATCCGAGAACAACTTGCTATCACAAGAAGAGCTGCCCGGGAAAATGTAACTGCACTTGTGCTGGAAAATATGTCTCTAAGACCAGACCTTCAATGGATTGAAGAGAGTAAAATAATCGCTCCCCAGATTGTGGTGATCACGAATGTAAGGGCAGACCATCTGGATGTAATGGGACCAACCCTGACCGATATCGCCAAAAACTTCATTAATGCAGTTCCATCCCATGCCAAAATTTTCACTGCGGAGAAAAATTTATATCCACTCCTGGAAAAACTAGCAAAGAAGCGGGGGTTAGAAATCTTTTTAAGTCAAGAAGACGAAGTCTCTCTTGAAGAATTAAAAAATTTTCCCTATGTTGAACACCGTGAAAATGTTGCACTCGTTTTAACCATCTGCCGCCATCTGGGTATTCCTCGGGATAAAGCCTTAAAGGAGATGTATCGGTATATCCCGGATTATGGTGTTTTGAAAAAATATCATCTGCAACTGGGAACCAAAAAAGTTACCCTTTATAACGCCCTGGCTGCGAATGACCCGGATTCTTCTTTTCTGATATACGAAAGGATTGGCAAACCTGAGGAAAATCTTTATCTTCTCATCAACTGCCGTGCTGACCGGATTGACCGTTCGGTGCAGCTTGCAGAATTAATAGGTACGAAGATAAACGCTAACGCTTACTTCGTCACCGGTGGCGAGACCCATGTTTTCTGTCGTTATGCTCGGAAAAATGGTATTGATAAAAATAAAATTTTTGACCTAGGCAATCGTTCTTTTGAATACATTTATCAGGTGCTCGCCAAGGAGATAAAAGATGACAGTGTACTCCTGGCGCTGGGCAATATCGTAGGCTATGGTGAAAAGCTTATTGAGTATCTGGTCCAGCACGGTAGTCTGTCTACCCCACAAAGCCGAATATGA
- a CDS encoding T9SS type A sorting domain-containing protein — MKTPWLMILIAGFVILGESLSFRKVTEFLNADGTWRAQCFDTDQDGRQNIIFGKYGAEVLQFWEHIGYDKYILEDTVSPKVPLYSIGFLDTDSLVDMVGSKFGGGSPLYVYESPSPHAHPTTIVWADSGFNGIAGGYIVDLDQDGIREILFSYHYNYQPPWWHYTCVYENTGDNQYTLVWQDTIPDASYFINGDFDQDGQIEFISSNAEGYVYVWECVGDDNYQLIFEDTLPRPGSYDIFASHDMDGNDKPEFLLNSLFSKARLYLYESIGDNIYEYFPVDSTQLPSNWYHAFSICGDIDADGIEEIVWSTCNRWHIIKATGIHQYQRVYSSDWTSHQIVELNVYDLNANGYPEVIESWYENGIPTLHAVVIWEIEGVRLHQPNGGEVLHPGQQYPITWEKFDPPSADSFALFFSSDNGNTYDTIALGIPGNDTTYQWLVPDVISDSCKIMIWAYGPPRPGENRPRGVAWDFGDFKIRPLGIETDAGYRIQDAGLKILQNPVFDGRIKIQYAVPQPSKVKLVIYNVLGQIEQILFDGYKPAGIYKIETGQLIGGVYFVKLFVNEKVITKKCVILKD; from the coding sequence ATGAAGACACCATGGCTTATGATTCTAATTGCCGGGTTTGTTATTCTGGGTGAATCTCTTAGTTTCCGCAAAGTCACGGAGTTTCTGAATGCCGACGGTACTTGGAGGGCTCAATGTTTTGATACAGACCAGGATGGGAGACAAAACATCATTTTTGGTAAATATGGGGCAGAAGTGCTACAATTCTGGGAGCATATCGGTTATGACAAATACATATTAGAAGATACAGTAAGTCCAAAAGTTCCACTTTATAGTATCGGCTTTTTAGATACTGACTCCCTGGTGGATATGGTGGGGAGTAAGTTTGGTGGTGGTTCCCCGTTATATGTGTATGAATCGCCATCACCCCATGCCCATCCAACTACCATCGTGTGGGCGGATAGCGGGTTTAATGGCATTGCTGGTGGTTATATTGTTGATCTTGATCAAGATGGAATAAGAGAAATTCTCTTCAGCTATCACTACAATTACCAACCTCCATGGTGGCATTATACCTGTGTTTATGAGAACACCGGTGACAATCAATATACCCTGGTCTGGCAAGATACGATTCCTGACGCATCATATTTTATAAATGGTGATTTTGACCAGGACGGTCAGATAGAATTTATAAGTAGTAATGCCGAAGGATATGTTTATGTTTGGGAATGCGTTGGTGATGACAACTATCAGTTAATATTCGAGGATACATTACCTCGCCCCGGCAGCTACGACATATTTGCCTCTCACGATATGGATGGCAATGACAAACCCGAGTTTCTGCTTAATTCATTATTTAGCAAAGCCCGACTGTATCTTTATGAATCAATAGGGGACAATATCTATGAATATTTTCCGGTTGATTCAACTCAATTACCGTCAAATTGGTATCACGCATTTAGTATCTGCGGTGATATTGACGCCGATGGTATAGAAGAAATTGTCTGGTCAACCTGCAACCGTTGGCATATTATTAAAGCGACCGGGATACATCAATATCAGCGCGTTTACAGCAGCGATTGGACCAGCCACCAGATAGTGGAGTTGAACGTTTATGATTTAAATGCCAATGGCTATCCTGAGGTAATTGAGTCTTGGTATGAAAACGGCATTCCGACTTTACATGCTGTTGTCATCTGGGAGATTGAGGGGGTGCGTTTACACCAGCCTAATGGCGGTGAGGTTTTGCATCCAGGACAGCAATATCCCATTACCTGGGAAAAGTTTGACCCACCGAGTGCGGATTCATTCGCTTTATTCTTCTCATCAGATAATGGGAATACCTATGATACAATTGCCCTGGGAATTCCAGGAAATGATACAACTTATCAATGGCTTGTCCCTGATGTCATCTCTGATTCCTGCAAGATAATGATCTGGGCTTATGGACCGCCAAGACCCGGTGAGAATAGACCCCGGGGTGTTGCCTGGGATTTTGGTGATTTTAAGATAAGACCATTAGGGATTGAGACTGATGCAGGATACCGGATACAGGATGCAGGTTTAAAGATTCTACAGAATCCAGTATTTGATGGTAGAATAAAAATCCAGTATGCAGTTCCACAACCATCAAAGGTAAAACTGGTTATCTACAATGTCTTAGGGCAGATTGAGCAGATCCTATTCGATGGCTACAAACCTGCGGGCATCTATAAAATAGAGACCGGGCAATTGATAGGTGGTGTGTATTTTGTAAAATTATTTGTTAATGAAAAGGTAATAACGAAGAAATGTGTGATTTTAAAGGATTAA
- a CDS encoding T9SS type A sorting domain-containing protein translates to MIPDAKRNLSIAGIDNYLYVVYTTKLEIPHTLKFCRSTNDGVTWEGYYEVADAIYNLPEPSITADNDSIRLVFRQGSYIVYTASGDHGNSWSPFDIIDAGGPYPECCPDITTFNNKPHVVFVSNEVSLAWEIGYIFYATPSAQGWYTTCILVDPWNQIFYYPHIALDQQGYIYAICEDTLRGPNTGHIRCFASTDGGEHWDTGTLGVNEIEGSDFLIAGTNRLFAVCGDANYVYGCYGNYSPGVGFDWESPFILEDISPVEPPACKPHCCIVKGNIAKHLIFHIGYGNNQDLAYMANDDLLLSDTPEATAFNSANHLVRDIFSGTLHLVYQSQGRVHYSFSNDGGETWSPYHILEDPQSQQKEYGRYPSVGLVPGFFASNPCVVFIDNENQVKYRYRDLSGEWQGFTILPSVGLEPGPPAVATYGGDVFVAFSVMNWVGGEDYVSAVLFYQFNATATEPPEPYIIDQADDGTLYGSNVAITIDGNGDPHVVWSKKLAPDRPEDIFYRWRTDGNWQDIENISRQDDAPSTYPHLDDHGNYLAVVWHYDGDYEIWRREKDIPNNRWEDGGGYSQPYAVCAYPVNAAVDFSVWCEAPIDQFDIRYRSETYGYGWVSQASENEYFCHSYLQRDWYPWDLYTIFTKGDATPYQIVCVHQQFGDAPPGSESPLYIVETGKNTPSAFCRQRDGIINYSNCSVDYANSELIYDLCLLDPAFPFHKVKGTAYFEGNSNRTYELWINGVKKHTLTIKPNESYDFEVLIPNDLYRDAHRITFSIKNPNSTGVALAGIKVYRKVDEKGGGGPQSLRDSKYSPHNQLVAFPNPFSQETSIKLQITDNNQKISLKVYDATGRVVKTFNKIRNKSDTSAHSLLWSGFDDNGKQLPAGIHFVELKSGNQSMTEKVIKLK, encoded by the coding sequence ATGATACCCGATGCCAAAAGAAACCTCAGTATCGCCGGCATTGACAATTATCTCTATGTGGTTTACACCACGAAATTAGAAATTCCCCATACTCTGAAGTTCTGTCGTTCAACCAATGATGGCGTAACCTGGGAAGGATATTACGAAGTTGCCGATGCAATTTATAACTTACCCGAACCTTCAATCACTGCGGATAACGACTCTATCCGTTTGGTTTTTCGTCAGGGCTCATATATTGTTTACACTGCCTCCGGCGATCATGGTAATTCGTGGAGTCCATTTGATATAATTGATGCGGGTGGTCCTTATCCTGAATGCTGTCCGGATATAACAACTTTCAATAATAAACCCCATGTCGTTTTTGTAAGCAATGAAGTGAGTTTAGCATGGGAGATCGGCTACATATTTTACGCAACACCTTCTGCCCAGGGCTGGTACACAACCTGTATCCTTGTTGACCCCTGGAATCAAATCTTTTACTATCCGCACATTGCACTTGATCAGCAGGGGTATATCTATGCAATCTGTGAAGATACACTAAGAGGTCCTAACACAGGTCACATTAGATGCTTTGCCTCAACAGATGGTGGAGAGCACTGGGATACGGGGACTTTAGGTGTAAATGAAATAGAAGGTTCTGATTTTCTAATCGCGGGGACAAATAGGCTCTTCGCAGTCTGTGGTGATGCGAACTATGTTTATGGATGTTATGGCAATTACTCACCCGGGGTAGGTTTTGACTGGGAAAGTCCATTTATACTTGAGGATATTAGTCCCGTTGAGCCCCCAGCCTGTAAACCGCACTGTTGTATTGTGAAAGGGAATATTGCAAAACACCTGATTTTCCATATCGGCTATGGCAATAATCAAGACCTTGCGTATATGGCAAACGACGACCTCTTGCTTTCTGATACCCCAGAGGCGACTGCGTTTAACTCTGCCAATCATCTGGTCAGGGATATATTCAGTGGCACTCTGCACCTTGTCTATCAATCCCAAGGAAGAGTCCATTACTCGTTCTCTAATGATGGTGGTGAAACCTGGTCACCGTATCATATTCTTGAAGACCCTCAGAGCCAGCAAAAAGAATATGGGCGGTACCCATCGGTAGGATTGGTTCCCGGATTTTTTGCCAGTAATCCCTGTGTGGTGTTCATTGATAACGAAAATCAGGTCAAGTATCGTTATCGGGACCTCAGCGGTGAATGGCAGGGATTTACGATTCTCCCTTCTGTGGGTCTTGAACCTGGACCTCCGGCAGTTGCGACCTATGGTGGCGATGTCTTTGTTGCCTTTTCCGTAATGAACTGGGTAGGTGGTGAGGATTATGTCAGTGCAGTTTTATTCTATCAGTTTAATGCGACTGCGACCGAACCGCCTGAACCTTATATTATTGACCAGGCAGATGATGGCACGCTGTATGGCAGTAATGTGGCAATAACGATTGATGGCAATGGTGACCCTCATGTTGTCTGGAGCAAGAAACTTGCACCTGATAGACCTGAGGATATTTTCTATCGGTGGCGGACTGACGGCAACTGGCAGGATATAGAAAATATTTCCCGGCAGGACGATGCCCCTTCAACATATCCTCATCTTGATGATCATGGTAATTATCTTGCAGTAGTGTGGCATTATGACGGTGATTATGAAATCTGGCGACGGGAGAAAGATATTCCTAATAATAGGTGGGAAGATGGAGGAGGTTACAGCCAGCCATATGCTGTTTGTGCCTATCCGGTTAATGCAGCTGTTGATTTCTCGGTCTGGTGTGAAGCACCGATTGACCAATTTGACATCCGTTACCGCAGTGAGACCTACGGCTATGGCTGGGTCAGTCAGGCATCTGAAAACGAATACTTCTGCCATAGTTATTTACAGAGAGACTGGTATCCCTGGGACCTCTATACCATCTTCACTAAAGGTGATGCAACACCCTATCAGATTGTCTGTGTCCATCAGCAGTTTGGTGATGCACCGCCCGGCAGTGAATCACCGTTATACATAGTAGAAACAGGTAAAAACACGCCCTCAGCATTCTGCAGACAGCGTGACGGGATAATTAATTACAGCAATTGTTCGGTTGATTATGCAAATAGCGAGTTGATATATGACCTCTGTCTTCTTGACCCTGCTTTTCCTTTCCACAAGGTTAAAGGCACTGCCTACTTTGAAGGCAATAGTAACCGAACCTATGAACTCTGGATTAATGGTGTCAAAAAACATACCCTGACAATAAAACCGAATGAATCTTATGATTTTGAGGTGTTAATTCCTAATGACCTGTATCGTGATGCGCATCGGATTACCTTTTCAATAAAGAATCCCAATAGTACCGGTGTCGCGCTTGCGGGAATCAAGGTTTATCGGAAGGTCGATGAGAAAGGTGGTGGTGGTCCGCAATCCTTAAGAGATAGCAAATATTCACCACATAATCAATTGGTTGCATTCCCGAATCCGTTTTCACAAGAGACATCCATTAAATTACAGATTACAGATAATAATCAAAAGATTTCTTTAAAAGTTTATGATGCAACCGGGCGTGTGGTAAAGACCTTCAACAAGATTCGGAATAAATCAGACACTTCCGCACATTCGCTGTTATGGTCTGGGTTTGATGACAATGGTAAGCAATTGCCTGCGGGAATCCACTTTGTGGAATTAAAATCAGGTAATCAGTCAATGACTGAAAAGGTGATTAAGCTAAAATAG
- a CDS encoding RsmE family RNA methyltransferase translates to MNLKNMKANQLSKNAFNMHTQMHNLFFVKEEQIQNAQILLTGPEFHHIKNVLRKRPGDTIYFTDGKGKRYHTVIEQILQNAMVIKILEEELIPRQNPLKLYLGIAPLKGGRTDFIIEKGTELGVSGFIFFLTQYSVVKNLTQPRLEHFKKIALAAMLQSQQYYMPEVSFVDDIQKEFNKYDLIVVGDRTGKDKLQPGLQNILLLIGPEGGFSPEEQKTYSSYNARFISFSPNRLRSETAALAGIVNIYNYYNQ, encoded by the coding sequence ATGAACTTAAAAAATATGAAGGCGAACCAGTTATCAAAAAACGCATTTAATATGCATACCCAAATGCACAATCTCTTTTTTGTAAAAGAAGAACAAATTCAAAACGCCCAGATTTTGCTTACGGGTCCAGAATTCCATCATATAAAGAATGTGCTGCGGAAAAGACCGGGGGATACGATCTATTTTACGGATGGCAAAGGCAAAAGATACCACACGGTGATTGAACAGATTTTGCAAAATGCGATGGTTATAAAGATTCTCGAGGAAGAACTGATACCGAGACAAAATCCGTTAAAACTCTATCTAGGTATTGCACCACTCAAAGGTGGCCGTACCGATTTCATCATCGAAAAAGGCACCGAACTCGGGGTAAGTGGGTTTATCTTTTTCCTTACCCAGTATTCAGTGGTGAAAAACCTGACCCAACCCCGGCTTGAACATTTCAAAAAAATTGCTTTGGCCGCGATGTTACAATCACAGCAATATTATATGCCTGAAGTATCATTTGTTGATGATATTCAAAAGGAATTTAACAAATATGATTTGATTGTTGTGGGTGACAGAACCGGAAAAGATAAACTCCAACCTGGTTTGCAAAATATTCTCTTATTGATTGGGCCAGAGGGTGGTTTTTCACCTGAAGAACAAAAAACTTATTCTTCCTATAATGCCCGTTTTATTTCTTTCAGTCCCAATCGTTTGCGAAGTGAAACTGCCGCCCTAGCAGGCATTGTAAATATCTACAACTATTACAATCAATAA
- a CDS encoding DnaJ C-terminal domain-containing protein, with translation MKKDYYEILGVPRNATPEEIKKAYRELAKKWHPDMNPNNKKEAEEKFKEISEAYEVLMDPQKRQLYDNYGHEGVSQTFRGGGFTWDDFTHFDDLEDILGNLFGSSIFGDFFGTTTRTRTAQQRGGDIKVVLRVSLEDIANSAKKQFKVNRYEYCSACAGKGGYDFAPCSQCGGRGQIRTTTRSFFGTFTSVSTCPKCHGSGELVKTPCAKCSGTGRIKVQRTVEIRIPKGVSNGQYIVLRGEGHYGPGGKGNIIVEFEEKPHEYYERRGDDLFIQVAVPYSTLISGGTVEIPGLNGTREVVKIPKGCGAPEIIKIRGKGMPKINGGTGDLYVEIGLKPLATYDRNFTKLIDELKKYEGEPVIKKRI, from the coding sequence ATGAAAAAAGATTATTACGAAATTCTTGGGGTCCCACGGAATGCTACTCCCGAAGAAATAAAGAAAGCATATCGGGAACTAGCAAAGAAGTGGCATCCGGACATGAACCCCAACAACAAAAAAGAGGCTGAGGAGAAGTTTAAAGAAATCTCCGAAGCCTACGAAGTTTTAATGGACCCCCAGAAGCGTCAGCTCTATGATAATTACGGACACGAAGGTGTCTCACAGACCTTCCGGGGTGGTGGTTTCACCTGGGACGATTTTACCCATTTTGATGACCTGGAAGATATCCTCGGTAATCTCTTCGGTAGTTCCATATTCGGCGATTTCTTCGGCACCACTACCCGGACACGCACCGCACAGCAACGGGGCGGTGATATAAAAGTTGTGTTAAGGGTATCGCTGGAGGATATTGCTAATTCAGCTAAAAAGCAGTTTAAGGTAAATCGGTATGAATACTGTTCTGCATGTGCTGGGAAAGGAGGTTATGATTTTGCACCATGTTCTCAGTGCGGCGGCCGGGGTCAGATAAGAACCACAACCCGCAGTTTCTTTGGCACATTTACCAGCGTCTCCACCTGTCCTAAATGTCATGGTAGTGGCGAATTAGTAAAAACCCCTTGTGCCAAGTGTAGCGGAACAGGCCGGATTAAAGTGCAAAGAACCGTGGAGATAAGAATTCCCAAGGGTGTGAGCAATGGTCAATACATTGTGCTCCGTGGTGAAGGACATTACGGTCCTGGTGGTAAAGGCAATATCATCGTGGAGTTTGAAGAAAAACCCCATGAATATTATGAGAGGCGAGGTGATGACCTTTTCATCCAGGTGGCGGTTCCCTATTCCACCCTTATCAGTGGCGGCACTGTAGAAATCCCCGGACTTAATGGAACAAGGGAAGTAGTAAAAATCCCTAAGGGTTGTGGTGCGCCGGAGATAATAAAGATAAGAGGTAAGGGAATGCCCAAAATCAATGGGGGCACGGGTGACCTGTATGTGGAAATAGGCCTAAAACCTTTGGCAACCTATGACCGTAATTTCACAAAATTGATTGATGAACTTAAAAAATATGAAGGCGAACCAGTTATCAAAAAACGCATTTAA
- a CDS encoding nucleotide exchange factor GrpE has product MAKKGPVSLMKEELEKKEAQLKELREDYLRALAEWDNYRKRMENEFAEFKKFAKVEFLTKILPVLDNFDRALAGAELNPNFESFFKGIEIIERQLRDVLKSMGLVEYSGLGEIFDPTLHEAVGVVMSNDHPENTIVEEISKGYKVGDRVIKPAKVLVSKPEEKGGQENVENNRD; this is encoded by the coding sequence ATGGCAAAAAAAGGACCGGTGAGTTTGATGAAGGAAGAATTGGAGAAAAAAGAAGCGCAACTGAAAGAACTTCGGGAGGACTATCTGCGTGCGCTTGCGGAATGGGATAATTATCGAAAACGGATGGAGAACGAGTTCGCGGAGTTCAAAAAATTCGCAAAAGTAGAATTCCTCACTAAGATTCTACCGGTATTGGACAATTTCGACCGGGCACTGGCTGGTGCAGAATTGAATCCGAATTTTGAAAGTTTCTTCAAGGGGATTGAGATCATTGAACGTCAGTTGCGCGATGTTTTAAAATCAATGGGACTGGTTGAGTATTCCGGATTAGGTGAAATATTCGACCCGACGCTCCATGAGGCGGTGGGTGTTGTGATGAGTAATGATCATCCGGAAAATACTATTGTGGAAGAGATTAGTAAAGGTTACAAAGTTGGTGACCGGGTAATCAAACCGGCAAAAGTTTTGGTTTCAAAACCTGAAGAAAAAGGAGGTCAGGAAAATGTCGAAAATAATCGGGATTGA
- a CDS encoding metallophosphoesterase family protein: MKAAIISDIHANLEAIQAVIKDIKKRRIKNIFCLGDIVGYGANPNECAEICFQEADAIVAGNHDWATIDKTDTANFNKVAAQAIKWTKEHIKPEYYKKLQELPLTYKIDNLLLVHSTPEHPEEWNYLFNLEEFENQFNFFTEQICFVGHSHVAGVVFQDDNGYTDFLQENPFPIIKRRRYIINVGSVGQPRDLDPRASYVIYDGNKNTIEFVRIEYNIPLAGQKIIAAGLPEILSERLLVGR, from the coding sequence AATAATAAGTGATATCCACGCCAATTTAGAAGCAATCCAGGCGGTCATAAAGGATATCAAAAAAAGAAGGATAAAGAATATCTTCTGTCTGGGTGATATTGTCGGCTACGGCGCAAATCCCAATGAATGCGCGGAAATCTGTTTTCAGGAGGCGGATGCGATTGTTGCGGGTAACCACGACTGGGCGACCATCGACAAAACTGATACGGCAAATTTTAACAAGGTTGCAGCCCAGGCAATAAAGTGGACTAAAGAACATATCAAACCCGAATATTACAAAAAACTCCAAGAATTGCCCCTGACTTATAAAATTGACAATCTCCTCCTTGTTCATTCCACTCCTGAACATCCTGAGGAATGGAATTATCTTTTCAACCTTGAGGAATTTGAAAACCAATTCAATTTCTTCACGGAACAGATATGTTTTGTGGGGCATTCGCATGTTGCCGGTGTTGTATTTCAAGACGATAATGGTTATACCGATTTCCTCCAGGAAAACCCATTTCCCATTATCAAAAGAAGGCGTTATATTATCAATGTGGGGAGTGTTGGTCAGCCTCGGGATCTTGACCCGCGGGCGAGTTATGTGATTTATGATGGGAATAAAAATACGATTGAGTTTGTCCGGATTGAGTATAATATCCCCCTCGCGGGTCAGAAAATAATCGCAGCAGGTTTACCCGAAATTCTCTCGGAACGTCTCCTGGTTGGACGATAA